The genomic stretch acTTTACATCTCACAGGAAGCTTTGTTCTTCTATAAGATGTATCTTTATGTGTTTACCCTATACAAAaatgttcatcaaaatacatgtttttgtcatcattaaaaagggggagattattagaataagatttggttctacatctataccttgagttttgatgataataatgtTGTATTTGTGTTAGAATAATTTcggtaccctaatggtttgttattgtgtagctttaacatccaattctgattctgagtatatgacgtgcaacaCCATTAGTTTTTGAACGTTGTGTTCCAAATTCCGCTTCTACGCTAatcatgagaagttctgaaagatgtcaagttgttgctgcaatgttctttaTGCTTCTATGCTGATTCACTTTTGAGAAGTTTCTGAAGAGACGTTATGTTGTTGCTGCAACGTTCTTTCTTTttctgcttctggatgtgactctaATTATCAAGCTTCtaaagaatggcaagcttctgaaaTTTCATTTcttagctgaagattctgaagatctcaagccagacgttgaggttatcaaggttctgaatgaagaatttgaagatactgaagatctcaagccagacgttgaggttatcaaggttctgaatgaagaatttgaagatactgaagatctcaagccagactgCTGACACTGTCAAGattctgactgaagattctgaatTTTCTGAATCCAGCtgtatgtttcttcatttcatgcttcatcaactttcatcaaaAGTCAATGaattagaagataagatcaacatggatatgtgatcaaatagtacatggtacaaatcaaatattccttccactatCTGATATTAGTGGACAAAGGAaaatactatacatcacacctgtcatTGAAATTATGGGCGAAGGATCTTACGTTGTATCACTCATTTCACTAATTCAACAGTGGACAGCCGCTCTACTTGGTGTCTCCATTTTTCCCTCCAACAGTGtcttttcttatgctatataGGCGAGACTTTGAGACGTGAAGAAAGTTGCAAGCGCTACAACAATTTGACAAGGTGAAAAGTTATCAATCTTGTACGtaatttttctttaagtgtttaTTTTTCATTTCTGTAAAAATttgcttgtgtagaagcaacttataacacacaaaatattattcaaacgatttgtttgtatttccttaaggagactagggtttagtaggatccttgagaagacaaagaaagttgttctttgtgatttctTAAGGAGACTAGGATATAGTTTAAttcttgagaagacaaagaaggttattctttgtgattattgtaatcagttgattataTTGGATTAAGTTCTTGTGTATAAGGCGAAATCATCTTGacggatggactggagtagctttgagtttcaagcgaattaggataaaaatacttgtgtttttatctcttaATTCTTAGTATTGTGTGGTGtttttgagttggtaaaaagcttttgtttttagAGGAAgaaataattcattaattatatatGTTACTGTTTGaaatattattattggaatatatatGAAAATTTCTTTTCAATTATATATATTGTTGTTACAGTACGTTTGAAAATAATTCAAACATGCTACAATAATATTGAATCAAATTAGTGTATATGTTTTTTCACACAATTATTTTCACATAGAATAGAATAATGGTACTATTATATTTAACTTGTATTGCACATTATCTAATTTTTCTatttaaaatgaaaataatatgAATAACATAAAGTATCTTAAATAATTACTTactataaaatataattaattgcTATACGGTGAATAATCAAACAATTTATTACTATTTCTTCTAATTATTATGCATCTCAATTAATCAATAATTATCAAAAAAAATTATGATACCGGTAATcatttatttaaataaaatttaatattggaTCTTGATTTTATAATTTTCACATTGTTCTAATTTCTATGATAAACCATAAAAACCTACCCAGATCGATAATGACGATGTCTTCTTATACTCTTTCTTCTAATGTTTTTGACTTGTCACTTTGATACTTGAAACGAATGTCTCAGTTGCAATACTTATAAGATTGTTTGAAAAAAAATCGAACTGGTCGAGGTTAGAATCGTGAACAAAATCATTTTTCTTATAAGTATTTCCAACCCATCTCAAATGTCTTAGAGTTAGAACGCAGGAATATCAAGAATAATTCAGCCTATACTTGAGTTTGCACAACACCGATGAAAACTTGAATATAGAAAAGAGTATCTGGAAGTTTAGTGAAGAGAATGTATGTTTTTGTTGTATTTTTCTGAATCCGAAATGAAGTATTTATAGGTCATATTGGTGTTGATTCACAAGGTTGCGACCATCGATGAAACAACTTCATTTTACCAAGAGTTACAAGTTTTTTCCAAAAGTTGCGTATTTTTATCAAAAGTTACATTATTTCGCCTACTGCAACATTTTTCAAGAGTTGCATACTTTCATTCGACAATATTTCATGAAGTGTTGTCTATTTTTGAATTCAAACCTATTGCAACACTTTTACAAGTGTTGTCTATTTTCGAATTCAAAATTAATCTTCacttatatatttttttgttattttagaatacactcaagattattaattcTTAATAATTTACAAAATTTTCATCTCTGCTATACTTATTTTATTCTTGTGTTGGTTTTATCAATCCACCCTTATGTCCCGGTCAATTCTATTTTGTACAActattgtttttttatattttattattattattattattattattattattattattattattattagggTGGAAACAACtattgttttattattattattattattattattattattattattattattattattattattagcAGCGTGGAAAGTTAATGAGTGGAGTAATAGAAGTGTTCTCGGATTCACCAATTAACATACTAAATTCACCATTTGGCAACATTTATTGCTGTCACGAGGAAACATTTGTAGGTGCTAAACATTGTCCTACAAAGAAAATGATTGCATGCAAATTCTTATAGTGTATATCATGTAGAATATGATTCAAACAAGTAAATGAAATCGAACTAAGAGAACAGAAACAAGTCTCTCTCTGTTCATTGTCATCCTACCGAATAGATCACTTAAAATTGATATAATATCACCAGAAACTAAAGTTGCAAACCAAAACACACTTATTTCATGACTTAAATTTCAATTCAATTCAACTTGAGTTGAACTTGGGTGTAGTTTTTCTATTACTATTATACTAGTCATGCATTTCTACCTAGCTTACAAACTACAAAACAAAATTAGAGCATCTGCACCGGCTACACCGGTGTTACGGCTGCACAATCATTATATTCGAAAATCAATTCGTTTTGCGGCTGCAGAATGATTTTATTAAAATTTAGGTCTAAATTTTGATATCGATTCTGCAGCCGTATAGTAACAAATTGATTAATTTTTAATCGGTTCTTCCAATTCAATGTCAACGTAGTGTTGCTTGTGAACTTCACCttcatcaaaatcatcatgatcATCAACTCCAATAGTAGCCCAACCACATTCAAAAGCAGCATCCAAAAAATAGAGCAAGAAAACAAGTGCAAAGCAAGAAAGCACCATAGGAATAGGCCCAAAGATCCACATGAAAAGTGGAAAAGAGAAGTAAAAGGCACGCAAACCAAGTGACCAGAAATAGCTTCCACGGTTAACTGTGTTTGCAACATACTCAGCTGTTAGCTTCTGTTGCCTAAGATTTGATGACAGTTTTTTGAATGGAACATTGATGAGTATACTTGCATGACTATAGTATCTTATGGATTGAACATTCAACAAGAAAGCTAACAAGAAACAAACCAATATTGCGAAAAACTTTATGGACAAAACTAGCTCAGTCCTATCACCAAACACCACAGCTACAACACCTCTTTCTTCATTTCTGCTACTCATCAACACAGCGATAAGAGAACTCAACATAATTGCAGTGGAAGCCAAAAGAGTTGATGCCATTATGTTGTTTCTCAATGATTGCACTGCCAAAACCCCATTCTTGGATACATCCTaacaaaaaaaatcaatttcattAACAAATTGATTCGATACAGATAAAATCATAGAATTGAgaatatggaaaggaaaaaggAAAGAACTTTATGGTTGCCATATGAATGTACCTCCATCATAGCTTGAACCCATAGACGGCGATTGATTGAATTGACACCGATGACAGTTTTTGTGGGATGTTTAACGATTTGGTAGAGAAGCCATAAATGGTATGCGATCATTATAACGAGACCTGTAGGGACTAGTACGACATCAAGGATTTTCTTTTCCATTTTTTTTATGGCAAGAATGAACGAGAAAATGGGTTCTGAGATTGAATCTGATTTTGTTACGTGGAAAGATTGAAAAGATGGAAGATAGCAGAAAGTGTAAGTGCTACACGGGTGTTGCCCTCTTTGTTTGGTAACTGAAAGGAGTAATTATATTTCCACAAAACATGGGGGGTTTATAATGAGTCGTGACATTTTAATACGCTGGCTTCATAACAAAAATCTTACACTTTTACAAATGTGGCTCACGTGGTTATTCTCCCTTCAACTCCTCAAAAAACGTCTTTCAATAAAACACATAATTTATAAAATATATGCTGAATAAAATACTAAAAAACAgtgttatattttttttttataagcaacacaattttaattgatttttttacaaaaataactcacttttttaaggaaattcccaaaataccttcggtttcaaaaaaattcataaactaccccacttttaggttgagtcgccaattgaattggagactcctcttagaacttgaatggaggcgcctattggattggctagggcaggtgccctagccaatccaattgacgctcctgtgtaggttttaagaggagtcgccaattcaattggagactcctcctaaaatgcaattttttttgttatatggtatacgtgatagataaatttgatatatgaccacttgatattaataaaatttgtcgtttacacaaagaaacctaatgctgatgaccgggatcacctaaccgacctccggtctc from Lathyrus oleraceus cultivar Zhongwan6 chromosome 7, CAAS_Psat_ZW6_1.0, whole genome shotgun sequence encodes the following:
- the LOC127104618 gene encoding uncharacterized protein LOC127104618 — translated: MEKKILDVVLVPTGLVIMIAYHLWLLYQIVKHPTKTVIGVNSINRRLWVQAMMEDVSKNGVLAVQSLRNNIMASTLLASTAIMLSSLIAVLMSSRNEERGVVAVVFGDRTELVLSIKFFAILVCFLLAFLLNVQSIRYYSHASILINVPFKKLSSNLRQQKLTAEYVANTVNRGSYFWSLGLRAFYFSFPLFMWIFGPIPMVLSCFALVFLLYFLDAAFECGWATIGVDDHDDFDEGEVHKQHYVDIELEEPIKN